Genomic segment of Thermomicrobiales bacterium:
TCATGTCACTCCCTCCAACTGGGACTGTCGCGATTGTACAAGGCGAGCCACCAGGATGATGCGGTCCCGGCTGCGGCTACAATGCCGTGGGAGACGCCGGATGATCGACCGGCGCATTCGCAAGACAACGGGAGGAAGAACGATGCCGACCGCTATCGACCATGTCATCATTCTGGCCGAGGATCTTGATACTGCCATGCAGCAATACACGGATCTCGGCTTCACCGTTATCCCGGGTGGCAAGCACGCGCGCTTCACCCACAACGCCCTCGTGACCTTCCAGGACGGCAGCTACCTGGAGCTGATCGCGTTCTACGAAGCACCGGACGCGGCCAAGGGTGAGGGACATCGCTGGTTCAAGCACGTTGGCAACGGCGGCGGGCTGATCGACTTCGCCGTCGGCACGCCTGATGTTACGAGTGTCGTGAAGGACACAACCGCGCGCGGCCTGCACTACGACGGCCCGCATCCGGGCCAACGAGCCCGACCGGACGGCGAGCAGCTCCGCTGGCAGAGCGCGATGGCTGGTAGCGAGGACAGCAGCGCCCTGCCGTTCGTGATCGAGGACATCACCGATCGCGGTCTGCGCGTCCCGGCCGACGGCAACACGCACACCAACGGCGTCCGTGGCATCGCCAGGCTCGTCGTCGCAGCTGATGATCTGGACGCCGCCATCCGCGACTTCCAGGCCCTGCTCGGCGTCGATGCACCCAAGTCGAAGACGGATGCTGGCGCGACCTTCGAGGTCGGCCCGCACACGGTTGAGCTCGTTGCCGCGACCGCCGCGAGTGGCACCGGTCCAGTTGAGCTGCAGTTCATCGCGGACGAGGCCGGAACGATTGATCCAGCCACGGCCAGCAATGCGAACCTGAAGTTGGTGACAAAGTAGGCACGTCCAGTACCTCTTCTCGGGCGTAACGTACAATGACGGCATCTGCCAAAGTCAATGTATGACGCCCGAGGAGGGCCTTACTCATGCTCAAACGAGACGCTGCGCGCCGCGCGACGCATGATGCGATTCACGACGCACGCGCCAGAATCATCGACCTATCCGCAACGCTCCACACCGGAAGCAGTCCTGACGACGCCCTTGCGCTCATCGATCAGGTGCTGAGCGATACCGGTTTCACCATCGACCGCGACATCGCGGGCATCGCCAGTACGCTGCGCGCCGTACGCGAACACCGCGATTCAGAGGCCGAGCGCAAGGGGCTTCGCCACGGCCACATGGCCTACCTGGCTGACTTGCCGGCCGACCCGGCGGATTGGGCGAATCGCGGCAGCAACGCCGCCCTCGCCGCAACGCTGGCGGCGGCGATCGGCCTCGCCGCCGCATTGGAGCAGCGCCACGAGTTCGGCATCGTCACCTTCATCATCGGCCCGACCGGCTGGAAAGCCGCTGCGACCGCTGCCGGTATCATCGAGCCCTTCGACTCGGCGCTCGGCGTACACACCGCCGCTGCCGGTGACGGCTACGCCTACACCATCGCTCAGACTGGCGACCGCCTCGGCTCGCTTATCGCCACCCTGACATTTGCCGGGGAGACCGCGTCTGCGGCCGTCGCCGATCTCATCGCCCAGATCCCGGTGCTGCAGGACGACCTTGTCGATCATCGCTCGATCGCCGTCGTAGTGTCCGACGAATCGACGGTCCGCCTGGAAGTGCAGGGGCCGTCACGCTCGGCACTGATTGAGACGGCGGTTGCCCTGCAGGATCGAGCCGAGAAGGTAGCCGCAACACACGGCACAACGGTCGAGATCGACCTCGGCCAGACGATCGACGACATGATCGTCAACCGCGTGCTCTCGCGCCGGGTCAAGACCTACGGAGATACGTTCGGTCTACCAATGGATCGCATTCACAAGACGCCGCCGGCCGCTCCTGACACCTGGGGCAACGTGTCCTACATCACGCCGTCCGTCAACGTCGCGCTGCGGGTCACCGAGGAGCTGGCCGAGCTGGGCAGTGAGGCGTTCGGGGCGCTCACGAACACCAGCGAGGCGCACGATCAGGCGCTGCTGCTGGGCGAATGCCTGGCGATGACCGGCATTGACGTGCTGCGCGACTCGACCTACCGGGCCATCGCCGACGATCAACTGGTGAAGGCTCTCTCCGAGCGCGGGATCAATCGCGCCCATCGCCGCTGGCTCGGCGTGCATCGCGTCCAGCCCGGCGGCAAAAAGCCAAAGCGCAAGAGCGGCCCGACCGTCACCGATTTTCAGATCGTGCGCGGCCCCGGCCTGCCACCACCGCCGATGCCGACGGAGGAGGACGACGAGGACGAGGACGAGTCTTGACATGAGACGCTCTCGCGCCATACAGTGTCCGGAACAATTCAGAGACATCGGCGCTGACGGAGAAGAGTAGTCGAGGTCCCTGCCACAGCGAGCCGCGGACGGTGCGAGGCGGCGGTCCAGGGAATCGGCGAAGACACTCCCGAGCTGGTGCGGCGAGCAGGCAATGCCTTCAGTCGCACCCGGTGAAGCCACCGTTACCTGGCCCGAGCACTGCTGCGATGCAGCGCTCGAAAAGGTGTCCGGCGTGAGTCGGGCACGAAGAAAGGTGGCACCACGGTCGCGCCCCCGTCCTTTCGACGGGGGCGCGTGTGTTTGGTGTGACCGACACGCGCGACGAATAAGGATTCGCTTTCGTGCGGCGGTCGCCCAGCGTTTGGAGGTGCCACATGCCTCAGTCCCTCTCGCCCGCGTCCACCGCAGGGACGCATCGCTCGCGAACCCTGGCAGCCGATCTGGCAACGATGATCGACCAGCAGGTCACGATCAGCGGCTGGCTAACGACCCGCCGCGACCTCGGCTCGCTGTCCTTCCTCGTCGTCCGCGACCGCAGCGGCAACGCGCAGGTCGTCGTCGAGTCCGAGGAGCTGCGCGAAACGCTGGCCGGTTTGCAGGTAGAAAGCGTCGTCGCGATCCACGGCACGGTCGTCGCCGAGCCACGAGCGCGGGGCGGCGCTGAGCTCCACGCCATCGACATTGACGTGCTGGCTCCGGTCACCGAGCCGCTGCCGTTCGAGATCAACCGCCGCACGCTGAAGCCGTCGCTCGACATCTGGCTGGATCGCGCGCCGCTCGCGCTACGTCACGAGTCGAAGCGGGCTGCATTGGAGATCACCGCTGCGCTGGTCGATGGCTATCGGTCGGCGCTGCGGAAGCGCGGGTTCGTCGAGATCTTCACGCCAAAGATCGTCGGGTCTGCGACGGAGGGTGGCGCGAACGTCTTTCCAGTCGCTTACTTCGGACGCGACGCGTTCCTGGCGCAGTCGCCACAGCTCTACAAGCAGATCATGGTCGGCGTGCACGAGCGCGTCTTCGAGGTCGGCCCGGTCTTTCGCGCCGAGCCGCACGCGACGACGCGCCACCTGAACGAGTACATCTCGCTCGACCTGGAGATGGGCTTCATTCAGGATCATCGCGATGTCATGGCGCTCATCACTGAGCTGCTGCGCGAGATTCTGGCGACGATCCAGGAGCAGGCGGGTGCTGCGCTACAGACAATCGGCGTCGAGCTCCCGGCGGTTGGCGACATCCCCGTCGTCGGATTCAGCGAGGCGCAGGAGATCATCCTGCGCGAGTTCGGCGAGGACACGCGCGGTGAGCCGGACCTCGCGCCGCAGCATGAGCGCTGGCTCGGCGAGTGGGCACGTCGCGAGCACAACAGCGAATGGATCTTCGTCGAGGGCTATCCGACTGCGAAGCGCCCGTTCTACACGATGCCGAACCCGGACTCACCGGCGGCATCGAATTCGTTCGACCTGCTCTTCCGTGGACTGGAGCTGATCACCGGCGGGCAGCGAGAGCATCGTTATGAGCGGCTAGTCGCGACGATGCAACAGCGCAATATCGATCCCGCGCCGTTTGTTGGCTACCTCGATGCCTTCCGCTTCGGGATGCCACCGGAAGGCGGCTGTGCGATCGGTCTGGAGCGCTTCGTCGCCCAACTCGTCGGCGCATCAAACGTCCGCGAAGTGACTGCCTTCCCGCGTGACATCAACCGACTGACGCCGTAAGCGAGCCCCGCCAGGTTGGACTGGCTTGGATTAGTGGGAGATATCTCGCGTGCACGCTCGAAATGACAGAAGGCGGAGTCTGCTGCCGAGCCGAACTGGTCTTGATTGCTGGCAATGTCGCGCCGCTGGCCTGGCAACCACCCGCTTGTCCTGTCATCTCGAACCGCAGTGAGAGATCTCCTACCCGCCCAACGCAGTCCAACTCCGGGGGGTCTTTCGGCTGCGCGGGTACCCACCGGGCGTGAAATGACAGAAGGCGGAGGTGGCTGTCGAATCGCAATGCACGACGTACCAACACGAGCAACGACCTGCACACGCTTCGATGCTACAGTACCGCCGAGCAGAGGAGAGGTCATGCGCTACAGCGGAATGTTCGGGAAGACCAGGCGAGATGCCCCGGCCGGTACGGATACGGCCAGCGCGGCGCTGCTGATCCGCGCCGGCTTTGTGCGCCAGCTCGGCGCTGGGATTCATTCCTACCTGCCGCTGGCGTGGCGCTCGATAACGAAAATCGAACGCATCATCCGCGAGG
This window contains:
- a CDS encoding VOC family protein codes for the protein MPTAIDHVIILAEDLDTAMQQYTDLGFTVIPGGKHARFTHNALVTFQDGSYLELIAFYEAPDAAKGEGHRWFKHVGNGGGLIDFAVGTPDVTSVVKDTTARGLHYDGPHPGQRARPDGEQLRWQSAMAGSEDSSALPFVIEDITDRGLRVPADGNTHTNGVRGIARLVVAADDLDAAIRDFQALLGVDAPKSKTDAGATFEVGPHTVELVAATAASGTGPVELQFIADEAGTIDPATASNANLKLVTK
- the aspS gene encoding aspartate--tRNA(Asn) ligase, whose amino-acid sequence is MPQSLSPASTAGTHRSRTLAADLATMIDQQVTISGWLTTRRDLGSLSFLVVRDRSGNAQVVVESEELRETLAGLQVESVVAIHGTVVAEPRARGGAELHAIDIDVLAPVTEPLPFEINRRTLKPSLDIWLDRAPLALRHESKRAALEITAALVDGYRSALRKRGFVEIFTPKIVGSATEGGANVFPVAYFGRDAFLAQSPQLYKQIMVGVHERVFEVGPVFRAEPHATTRHLNEYISLDLEMGFIQDHRDVMALITELLREILATIQEQAGAALQTIGVELPAVGDIPVVGFSEAQEIILREFGEDTRGEPDLAPQHERWLGEWARREHNSEWIFVEGYPTAKRPFYTMPNPDSPAASNSFDLLFRGLELITGGQREHRYERLVATMQQRNIDPAPFVGYLDAFRFGMPPEGGCAIGLERFVAQLVGASNVREVTAFPRDINRLTP